Proteins co-encoded in one Triplophysa dalaica isolate WHDGS20190420 chromosome 16, ASM1584641v1, whole genome shotgun sequence genomic window:
- the flrt1b gene encoding leucine-rich repeat transmembrane protein FLRT1, whose translation MATESLIELRDWLFLLLLCLTLLVEVLEFAAATAAAAEAALGEAELQGEVPCPSTCRCDDGFIYCNDRGLSIIPPLPLTAAVLYFQNNRIDNAGLPTSLEQRMTVRVVYLYDNELDDFPTHLPPSLRELHLQDNNIRTLPRSALARLPLLEKLHMDDNSVSTVSIEDKAFANNPRLRLLFLSRNHLSSIPSGLPASLEELRLDDNRISTIPTHAFRGLSSLRRLFLDGNLLANQRIADDTFSRLSNLTELSLVRNSLQAPPLNLPSMHLLRLYLQDNAIAHIPRGALDGMRRLQKLDISGNNLTTLPKGLFKDLDSLSQLLVRGNPWYCGCNLRWLYDWLYERGTSVTVRGLTCHGPERVRGMTLRDLSSHLDDCEISVDNAGGMVGNDAAKKDTGSFPTQAPATTTPPLPQGSLFTLRSRRPGHKYSDIGQDGLGGSGSVAKSLLISVKPLTPETVHVTWQATHLVPSFRLSWLRLGNSPAMGSITETLVPGDRREYLLTQLHPQSTYIICLVPLSANEGRRTPFIAGGGLNININTNSEHEHPACAKTETDPLEQPITDQESDRGADQLSALPLAGIIGGATALVSLFLIFGIFCWYGHRAGYLAPGDHSIYGRDVVASRGAGKHYDDYVESGTIKDTSILEIRAHGFQMTPMSAQQPLQPKAKVEDMTYIHTIFPSNNTTLYRSTLNHTGNPGYGTNRGYREGGIPDIDYSYT comes from the coding sequence ATGGCCACAGAGAGCCTTATTGAACTCCGCGATTGGTTGTTCCTACTTCTACTGTGCCTGACGTTATTGGTGGAAGTCCTCGAGTTTGCCGCAGCAACGGCGGCTGCCGCCGAGGCAGCTCTCGGAGAGGCCGAGCTTCAGGGTGAAGTGCCATGTCCCTCCACTTGCAGGTGTGATGATGGCTTCATTTACTGCAATGACCGAGGCTTAAGTATCATCCCTCCGTTACCATTAACTGCAGCTGTGCTCTATTTTCAAAACAACCGAATAGACAACGCTGGGCTACCAACATCTTTAGAGCAACGAATGACCGTCAGAGTAGTCTACCTTTATGATAATGAACTTGACGATTTTCCGACACATCTGCCTCCATCGTTACGGGAACTCCACCTACAGGACAACAACATACGAACTTTACCTCGCTCTGCTCTTGCACGTCTCCCCTTGCTGGAGAAGCTTCACATGGATGACAATTCGGTTTCCACCGTAAGCATAGAAGACAAAGCATTTGCCAACAATCCAAGGCTGCGACTTCTTTTCTTGTCACGTAACCACCTCTCTAGTATACCATCAGGGCTGCCAGCATCACTTGAGGAACTAAGGCTGGATGACAATCGAATTTCAACTATCCCAACACACGCATTTCGTGGACTTTCCTCTCTAAGACGTCTCTTTCTTGATGGAAATCTGCTGGCAAATCAACGAATCGCAGATGACACGTTCTCAAGGCTGTCCAACCTAACCGAGCTCTCTCTGGTTCGTAACTCACTCCAGGCCCCGCCCTTAAACCTTCCGAGCATGCATCTTCTTCGTCTCTATCTACAAGACAACGCCATAGCCCACATACCACGAGGTGCCCTGGATGGCATGCGAAGACTACAGAAACTAGATATATCAGGCAACAATTTAACAACTCTTCCAAAAGGTTTGTTCAAAGACCTGGACAGCCTTTCGCAGTTACTTGTTCGAGGGAACCCGTGGTACTGTGGCTGTAACCTCCGTTGGCTATACGACTGGTTGTATGAGCGAGGTACATCAGTGACTGTAAGAGGTTTAACCTGTCATGGACCAGAGAGAGTAAGAGGCATGACACTACGGGACCTTAGCAGCCATTTAGACGATTGTGAGATCAGCGTAGACAACGCTGGAGGGATGGTTGGAAATGATGCAGCAAAAAAAGACACAGGCAGTTTTCCAACACAAGCACCAGCAACAACAACGCCCCCGCTTCCCCAAGGGTCGCTTTTCACTCTCAGGTCCAGACGGCCGGGACACAAGTATTCTGATATAGGACAGGATGGTCTTGGCGGAAGCGGCTCTGTGgctaaatcattattaataagTGTGAAACCACTCACACCAGAGACAGTACACGTTACCTGGCAGGCTACACACCTTGTTCCCTCCTTCAGGCTTTCCTGGCTGCGACTAGGAAACAGTCCTGCGATGGGGTCAATCACAGAGACGCTTGTGCCAGGGGATCGACGGGAGTATTTACTCACACAATTGCATCCCCAGTCAACTTATATCATTTGCTTGGTGCCTCTTTCTGCAAACGAAGGTAGAAGAACTCCCTTCATTGCAGGAGGCGGcctaaacataaacataaacacaaactcagAACACGAGCATCCCGCTTGTGCCAAAACAGAGACAGATCCGCTGGAACAGCCTATTACAGACCAGGAAAGTGATCGAGGAGCTGACCAATTATCAGCTTTACCGCTCGCTGGGATTATAGGAGGCGCAACAGCATTGGTCTCTTTGTTCTTAATTTTTGGCATCTTCTGTTGGTATGGACACCGCGCAGGGTACCTTGCACCAGGTGACCATTCCATATACGGAAGGGACGTTGTGGCATCGCGAGGTGCTGGCAAACATTACGATGACTATGTAGAATCTGGAACTATAAAAGACACTTCAATATTGGAGATCAGGGCACACGGT